The Sinomicrobium kalidii genome contains a region encoding:
- a CDS encoding chloride channel protein — MPKHEKSLLTRFLIWRAKHISQRHFIIILSILVGFTSGMGAVVLKNFTHFIQHLLENNLVQYYHHAFYFVFPIIGLTITYLLMKYVIRHRVSHGIPSTLYAISKRKGIIRRFQMIGSVLTAPVTVGFGGSVGLEGPTVATGAAISSNIARFFHMNQANRTLLISCAAAGALSSIFKAPIAAIIFAIEVFSLDLTLASMLPLLLASISAIITSYFFFGSDSLLPFKIVDAFSINDVPFFIVLGMISGLVSIYFAKVYHKTHSLFDKIKSPVNQLLIGGLGIGLLLFFIPPLYGEGFDVINNLIKGHPEKALTNNFFNLSPDNVWTVILLLAGLMFFKVIASCLTFGAGGVGGIFAPTLFMGSIMGNCVAKIINVLGLGNPAVSESNFTLVGMAGLMAGVLHAPLTAIFLIAELTGGYELFIPLMITSAISFAITKYFISHSVYTMELARKGELITHNKDQAILTLMDIGRVIEKNFIPVYPDMTLGDMVHNAVIKSNRNIFPVLNKKDDSLAGVILLDDIRPIMFDQSLYKEVKVSDVMHDPPAIIRLEKDNMTQVMKKFQDSGAWNLPVVKDNMYVGFISKSKLLTAYRRKLISFTAR; from the coding sequence ATGCCAAAGCACGAAAAATCATTACTCACCAGGTTTTTAATATGGCGCGCCAAGCACATTTCCCAACGTCACTTTATCATCATACTCAGCATACTTGTTGGTTTCACTTCCGGGATGGGAGCGGTGGTACTTAAAAACTTCACCCACTTTATACAGCACCTCCTGGAAAACAACCTGGTGCAATATTACCACCATGCCTTTTATTTTGTTTTTCCAATTATCGGGCTCACCATCACTTACCTTCTCATGAAGTATGTGATACGGCACCGGGTAAGCCACGGTATTCCGTCTACACTCTATGCCATTTCCAAGAGAAAGGGAATCATCCGCCGGTTCCAGATGATCGGCTCTGTCCTCACTGCTCCCGTAACCGTCGGTTTCGGAGGGTCCGTAGGGCTGGAAGGCCCCACTGTAGCCACCGGGGCGGCCATCAGTTCCAACATTGCAAGGTTCTTCCATATGAACCAGGCCAACCGTACACTGCTCATCAGCTGTGCTGCGGCGGGTGCACTTTCTTCCATTTTCAAGGCCCCCATTGCCGCCATTATCTTTGCCATCGAAGTGTTCAGCCTGGACCTTACCCTGGCCTCCATGCTCCCGCTTTTACTGGCTTCCATATCGGCAATTATCACTTCATACTTTTTCTTCGGTTCAGACAGTTTATTACCGTTTAAAATTGTAGACGCTTTTTCAATTAACGATGTGCCTTTCTTTATTGTCCTGGGAATGATCTCGGGGCTGGTATCCATTTACTTTGCCAAAGTGTACCACAAAACCCACAGTCTTTTCGATAAAATCAAATCGCCCGTAAACCAATTGCTCATAGGCGGCCTGGGCATCGGGTTACTGCTGTTTTTTATCCCTCCGCTCTACGGTGAGGGTTTTGACGTTATCAACAACCTTATCAAAGGCCACCCTGAAAAGGCCCTGACCAACAATTTCTTTAACCTGAGCCCGGACAATGTATGGACAGTGATCCTGCTCCTGGCCGGACTGATGTTCTTTAAGGTCATTGCCAGCTGTCTCACTTTTGGTGCCGGGGGCGTGGGCGGAATATTTGCCCCCACACTGTTTATGGGCAGCATTATGGGCAACTGTGTAGCCAAGATCATCAATGTACTCGGGCTGGGAAACCCTGCGGTTTCCGAAAGTAATTTTACCCTGGTGGGTATGGCGGGCCTTATGGCCGGGGTGCTCCACGCACCGCTCACGGCCATCTTCCTTATCGCGGAACTTACGGGAGGATATGAACTCTTTATCCCGCTTATGATCACATCGGCCATCTCTTTTGCCATCACCAAATATTTTATTTCCCATTCGGTCTATACCATGGAGCTGGCCCGCAAAGGAGAACTTATTACCCACAATAAGGACCAGGCTATCCTTACCCTGATGGACATAGGCAGGGTCATCGAAAAAAACTTTATTCCCGTATATCCCGACATGACCCTGGGAGACATGGTGCACAATGCCGTGATCAAATCCAACCGGAACATCTTTCCCGTACTGAACAAAAAAGACGACTCCCTGGCCGGGGTTATCCTGCTGGATGATATTCGTCCCATCATGTTTGACCAGTCGCTCTACAAGGAAGTCAAGGTCTCCGATGTTATGCACGACCCTCCTGCCATTATCCGCCTGGAAAAGGATAATATGACCCAAGTCATGAAAAAATTCCAGGACAGCGGGGCCTGGAACCTGCCTGTGGTTAAAGACAATATGTATGTCGGTTTTATATCAAAATCAAAACTGCTCACGGCCTACCGGCGCAAACTCATATCCTTCACGGCACGCTGA
- a CDS encoding LPXTG cell wall anchor domain-containing protein, which produces MKTIIRILFFAIIVAIGTGYYFIWTEQPQTGHRIIGFAVLGLAFVLMPLFLIHRYKGKNLRNFNLFKGPEDDKNAENQ; this is translated from the coding sequence ATGAAAACCATTATCCGTATATTGTTTTTTGCCATTATTGTCGCTATTGGTACGGGGTATTACTTTATCTGGACCGAACAGCCGCAAACCGGTCACCGGATTATAGGTTTTGCTGTTCTTGGGCTCGCTTTTGTGCTTATGCCCCTGTTTCTGATACATCGTTATAAAGGTAAGAATTTACGTAACTTTAATCTCTTTAAGGGGCCGGAAGACGATAAAAATGCTGAAAACCAATAA
- a CDS encoding cold-shock protein, producing the protein MTGTVKFFNESKGYGFITNDETGRDIFVHVTELRGVELKDGDKVEYVEQEGRKGMVAAEVQVIG; encoded by the coding sequence ATGACAGGAACAGTTAAATTTTTTAATGAATCAAAAGGTTACGGATTCATTACCAACGACGAAACAGGCAGAGACATCTTTGTACACGTAACCGAATTAAGAGGTGTTGAGCTAAAAGACGGAGACAAAGTAGAATATGTTGAACAAGAAGGAAGAAAAGGCATGGTTGCTGCCGAAGTGCAGGTAATCGGATAA
- a CDS encoding PAS domain-containing protein → MDTENTPQNYQQIREILQVAPLGAFLCHMNGDCFFVNKAWEKISGLGFRDSLGTNWLNIVLEDDIPAITNIMRQAVEQVKEVTFLYRIRHPEKGIRYLKTNARPVADPAGKEQYFTGYVRDVTEKRLSTVQIKRQNQLFSILKSIQDRFYLSESPYKLFNTLLENIVEITDSEFGFIGEILPDANTGQPYLKTLAISNIAWDKESRKIYEDTKTDGVVFTNLDTLFGQVMRTGETYISNSPGTDKKRGGTPKGHPKLRSFIGLPAKTNNELVGMIGIANRKNGYDTSFAEFLSPLLSTFASLVAFHRLTKAKKLADTRQEELNNHLQSLITSLEDIILEIDGNMVFRNVWVKDEELLFMPREKFIGKPLPEVFGDQAPFFVKHIRKVIRTGKTTEFEYKHLNPAIDKWYKAKVTPINKAPRPGEYKMAIIIQDITERTKYIEALKTEKEKLERTNLLFDFSEELSKIGGWENDIKTGKIFWTKQTHTILEVSPETLGKMSHKQLLDLMEERGAGIIKKSSVEAVKKKRPYDAIAQITTPKGNIKWIRSIGVPIIRDNKVVTIRGAVLDITQQKEIELALQQTKEKLERSNLLLDASQELSKTGGWENNIETGEIFWTKQHHDIMGISPEEVRGMSFQNLFDRVHAEDRHIIENAFKKSIREKITYDTTFRIVTPAGEEKWVRSIGSPVLKNGKVYMLRGSIMDITRKKENEMALIRAKNAAENAAKAKTDFLSVMSHEIRTPLNGIIGITNLLKLNHTPEQEEYIDNLMFSADHLLQLINDILDLNKIESDKLELVYTEVDLPELIVNIKNQFKSLADAKSVKLVSRIDKNVPRKIIGDPVRLSQILNNLVSNAIKFTEEGQVTIKLRQLSATPAQSVIHFSVKDTGLGIPKKMQQLIFESFKQIQQGAYRKHSGTGLGLTITKKLIELHNSEIRLKSRPGKGTEFYFDLELELPSHKNRKTFTSKALSSYKNKLSGIRLLFVEDNRVNALVARKQLEYFGIIPDYARNGDEAIALLQRNYYHIALIDLHMPKMDGYDLSEIIRRQYPEIHIVIFTADIMTDVRQRLARMGIYDILNKPFVPSEMLSVLLKVAHEKNILLNEGVSS, encoded by the coding sequence ATGGATACAGAAAATACCCCACAGAACTATCAACAAATCCGGGAAATATTACAGGTGGCTCCACTGGGGGCTTTCCTGTGTCATATGAACGGGGATTGTTTCTTTGTCAACAAGGCCTGGGAAAAAATATCCGGCCTCGGTTTCAGGGACTCCCTGGGCACAAACTGGCTCAATATTGTACTGGAAGACGATATCCCGGCCATCACCAATATCATGAGGCAGGCGGTAGAACAGGTAAAGGAAGTTACTTTCCTCTACCGCATCCGTCATCCGGAAAAAGGCATCCGGTATTTAAAGACCAATGCCCGTCCTGTTGCAGATCCCGCCGGAAAGGAACAGTATTTCACCGGGTATGTAAGGGATGTCACCGAAAAACGGCTTTCTACCGTACAGATCAAACGTCAAAACCAGCTTTTCAGCATCCTCAAGAGCATACAGGACCGTTTTTATCTCAGTGAAAGCCCGTATAAGCTGTTTAACACCCTTCTTGAAAATATTGTGGAGATCACAGACAGCGAATTCGGTTTTATAGGCGAAATCCTCCCCGACGCCAATACCGGGCAACCCTACCTGAAAACCCTGGCCATCTCCAATATTGCATGGGACAAAGAAAGCAGGAAAATATACGAAGACACCAAAACAGACGGTGTGGTCTTCACGAACCTCGACACCCTTTTCGGACAGGTAATGCGTACGGGCGAAACATATATATCCAATTCACCGGGCACCGATAAAAAAAGGGGCGGCACGCCCAAGGGCCATCCGAAATTACGCTCCTTTATAGGCCTCCCGGCCAAGACCAATAACGAACTGGTAGGCATGATAGGCATTGCCAACCGAAAAAACGGCTACGACACCTCTTTTGCCGAGTTTTTAAGTCCCCTCCTTTCCACCTTTGCCAGCCTTGTGGCCTTTCACCGGCTTACCAAAGCCAAAAAGCTGGCGGATACCCGTCAGGAAGAACTCAACAACCACCTGCAATCCCTCATAACTTCACTTGAAGACATCATCCTTGAGATTGACGGCAATATGGTGTTCCGCAATGTCTGGGTAAAAGATGAAGAGCTGCTTTTTATGCCCAGGGAAAAGTTTATCGGCAAACCCCTGCCCGAAGTTTTCGGTGATCAGGCTCCCTTCTTTGTCAAACACATACGCAAAGTGATCAGGACAGGAAAAACCACCGAATTTGAATACAAACATTTAAACCCGGCCATAGACAAATGGTACAAGGCCAAGGTAACCCCGATAAACAAAGCCCCCCGTCCCGGTGAATATAAAATGGCCATTATTATCCAGGACATTACGGAACGTACCAAATATATCGAAGCCCTGAAAACGGAAAAGGAAAAACTGGAACGCACCAACCTCTTGTTTGACTTCAGCGAGGAACTGAGTAAAATAGGCGGCTGGGAAAACGATATAAAGACCGGAAAAATATTCTGGACCAAACAAACCCATACCATTTTGGAGGTTTCGCCCGAAACCCTGGGAAAAATGTCTCATAAACAACTCCTTGACCTCATGGAAGAAAGAGGGGCGGGCATTATCAAAAAAAGTTCGGTAGAAGCCGTAAAGAAAAAAAGGCCTTATGACGCCATTGCGCAGATCACTACGCCCAAAGGGAACATTAAATGGATACGTTCTATCGGGGTACCCATTATCCGGGACAATAAAGTCGTAACAATCAGGGGAGCAGTGCTGGACATTACCCAGCAAAAGGAAATAGAACTGGCACTACAGCAAACCAAGGAGAAACTGGAACGAAGTAACCTGCTGCTGGACGCCAGCCAGGAACTGAGCAAGACCGGAGGCTGGGAAAACAATATCGAGACCGGCGAAATATTCTGGACCAAACAGCACCATGACATTATGGGTATTTCCCCGGAAGAAGTCAGGGGCATGTCATTCCAAAACCTGTTTGACCGGGTCCATGCCGAAGACCGGCATATCATTGAAAATGCCTTTAAAAAGTCGATCCGGGAAAAGATTACTTACGATACCACCTTCCGGATCGTCACTCCTGCCGGGGAAGAAAAATGGGTGCGCTCCATAGGCTCGCCTGTGCTGAAAAACGGTAAGGTTTATATGCTACGGGGTTCCATTATGGACATTACCCGGAAAAAGGAAAACGAAATGGCCCTGATACGGGCCAAAAATGCGGCCGAAAATGCCGCCAAAGCCAAGACCGATTTCCTCTCGGTAATGAGCCACGAGATCCGTACCCCGCTCAATGGCATCATAGGCATTACCAACCTTTTAAAACTGAACCATACCCCGGAACAGGAAGAGTACATCGACAACCTGATGTTCTCTGCCGACCACCTGTTGCAGCTTATTAACGATATACTGGACCTCAACAAGATTGAAAGTGACAAACTGGAACTGGTCTATACCGAAGTGGACCTTCCCGAACTCATTGTCAACATCAAAAACCAGTTTAAATCGCTGGCTGATGCCAAGAGTGTAAAACTGGTGAGCCGTATCGACAAAAATGTTCCCCGAAAGATCATCGGTGATCCCGTTCGGTTAAGCCAGATCCTCAATAATCTCGTGAGTAATGCCATAAAATTCACCGAAGAAGGACAGGTTACCATAAAACTGCGGCAACTGTCGGCAACACCCGCACAATCTGTCATTCACTTTTCCGTAAAAGATACCGGGCTGGGCATCCCCAAAAAAATGCAGCAGCTTATCTTCGAGAGTTTTAAGCAGATACAACAGGGCGCCTACCGAAAACATTCCGGTACCGGGCTTGGGCTTACCATTACCAAAAAACTGATAGAACTGCACAACAGTGAAATCCGTTTAAAGAGCCGTCCCGGAAAAGGTACGGAGTTCTATTTTGACCTTGAGCTGGAACTTCCTTCTCACAAAAACCGGAAAACCTTTACTTCAAAGGCATTGTCGAGCTATAAAAACAAACTTTCGGGCATACGTCTGCTATTTGTAGAAGATAACCGCGTCAATGCCCTTGTAGCCCGGAAACAACTGGAATACTTCGGCATAATACCCGACTATGCCCGGAACGGGGACGAAGCTATTGCGCTCCTTCAAAGAAATTACTACCACATTGCGCTCATAGACCTTCACATGCCCAAAATGGACGGTTATGACCTTTCAGAGATCATCCGGCGGCAGTACCCGGAAATCCACATCGTGATCTTTACGGCCGATATCATGACCGATGTACGCCAGCGGCTGGCCCGCATGGGAATCTATGACATCCTCAACAAGCCTTTTGTGCCTTCAGAAATGTTATCGGTATTGTTAAAGGTGGCTCATGAAAAGAACATCCTGCTTAATGAAGGGGTTAGCAGCTAA
- a CDS encoding nucleoside deaminase: MTATFDDEYFMKKALQEAGAAYEKGEVPVGAVIAIDNRVIAKAHNLTETLTDVTAHAEMQAITSAASFLGGKYLKGCTLYVTLEPCQMCAGALYWSQISRIVFAAADPHRGFRAMHASIHPKTEVKEGIMEAEASELLKSFFRKKRG, encoded by the coding sequence ATGACAGCTACTTTTGACGATGAATATTTTATGAAAAAAGCGCTTCAGGAAGCCGGGGCAGCTTACGAAAAAGGCGAAGTCCCTGTTGGGGCTGTGATCGCCATTGACAACAGGGTCATAGCCAAGGCCCACAACCTTACCGAAACCCTTACCGATGTTACTGCCCATGCCGAGATGCAGGCCATCACCTCGGCAGCAAGTTTTTTGGGCGGTAAATACCTGAAAGGCTGTACGCTCTATGTTACCCTGGAGCCCTGCCAGATGTGTGCCGGGGCACTCTACTGGAGCCAGATATCGCGCATAGTTTTCGCCGCTGCCGACCCTCACCGGGGCTTTCGGGCCATGCATGCCTCCATACATCCCAAAACAGAAGTTAAAGAAGGCATTATGGAAGCCGAAGCATCCGAACTGCTGAAAAGTTTTTTTAGGAAGAAGAGGGGGTAG